A single window of Modestobacter italicus DNA harbors:
- the hisH gene encoding imidazole glycerol phosphate synthase subunit HisH, with the protein MKKVVVLDYGSGNLRSAERALARVGADVTVTDDPHAALEADGLVVPGVGAYAACMDGLRAVDGPKVIGRRLAGGRPVLGICVGMQVLFERGVEHGQDSEGCGEWPGVVEQLQAPVLPHMGWNTVQAPEGSTLFAGLEDQRFYFVHSYGVREFPLAEPGVTGRLTPPSVTWAEHGDRFVAGVENGPLSATQFHPEKSGDAGAQLLTNWLGTLD; encoded by the coding sequence GTGAAGAAGGTCGTCGTGCTGGACTACGGGTCGGGCAACCTGCGCTCGGCCGAGCGGGCGCTGGCGCGGGTCGGCGCCGACGTCACGGTGACCGACGACCCGCACGCCGCGCTGGAGGCCGACGGTCTGGTCGTGCCCGGCGTGGGCGCCTACGCCGCCTGCATGGACGGCCTGCGCGCCGTCGACGGGCCGAAGGTGATCGGCCGCCGGCTGGCCGGCGGGCGTCCGGTGCTCGGCATCTGCGTGGGCATGCAGGTGCTCTTCGAGCGCGGGGTGGAGCACGGCCAGGACTCCGAGGGCTGCGGGGAGTGGCCCGGTGTCGTCGAGCAGCTGCAGGCCCCCGTGCTGCCGCACATGGGCTGGAACACCGTGCAGGCGCCGGAGGGTTCCACGCTCTTCGCCGGGCTGGAAGATCAGCGCTTCTACTTCGTGCACTCCTACGGGGTCCGCGAGTTCCCGCTCGCCGAGCCCGGCGTCACCGGCCGGCTGACGCCGCCGTCGGTCACCTGGGCCGAGCACGGCGACCGGTTCGTCGCCGGGGTCGAGAACGGGCCGCTGTCGGCGACCCAGTTCCACCCCGAGAAGAGCGGCGACGCCGGCGCCCAGCTGCTCACCAACTGGCTGGGCACGCTGGACTGA